A stretch of the Hippocampus zosterae strain Florida chromosome 18, ASM2543408v3, whole genome shotgun sequence genome encodes the following:
- the ogdhb gene encoding 2-oxoglutarate dehydrogenase complex component E1 isoform X3 yields the protein MTQAEDAASVSLDRFEEFLQRKWSSEKRFGLEGCESLIPALKTIIDKSSASGVESVIMGMPHRGRLNVLANVIRKELDQIFCQFDPKLESADEGSGDVKYHLGMFHRRTNRISNKMVTLSLVANPSHLEAVDPVVQGKTKAEQFYSGDTEGKKVMSILIHGDAAFAGQGIVYETFHLSDLPSYTTHGTVHVVVNNQVGFTTDPRMARSSAYPTDVARVVNAPIFHVNADDPEAVMYVCNVAAEWRNTFHKDVVVDLVCYRRNGHNEMDEPMFTQPLMYKQIKKQKSVLHKLAQKLIGEGVVTVQEYEEEVAKYDNICERAYARSKDEKILHIKHWLDSPWPDFFTDDGRPKTMSCQSTGLTEDELGHIGQVAASVPVEDFTIHPGLSRILKGRADMVKQRVCDWSLGEYMAFGSLLKQGVHVRLSGQDVERGTFSHRHHVLHDQNIDKKVCIPMNHISSDQATYTVCNSSLSEYGVLGFELGFAMANPNALILWEAQFGDFHNTAQCIIDQFISSGQAKWVRQNGIVLLLPHGMEGMGPEHSSARPERFLQMCKDDPDVFPKQHDDFAVQQLYDCNWMVVNCSTPANYFHVLRRQILLPFRKPLIVFTPKSLLRHPEARSSFDLMLPGTHFRRLIPDEGPASTQPTSVKRIVFCSGKIYYDLHRERNKRDLDTTVALVRVEQLSPFPFDLVRTETERYAQADLVWCQEEHKNQGYYDYVMPRLQTTVGHARPIWYAGRDPAAAPATGNKQTHLAELQRLLNTTFDLNAFSVNHR from the exons ATGACGCAAGCAGAGGATGCAGCTTCTGTATCTCTTGACAGGTTTGAAGAGTTCCTCCAGAGGAAGTGGTCGTCTGAGAAACGTTTCGGCTTGGAAGGATGCGAGTCGCTCATCCCGGCTCTCAAGACCATCATTGACAAGTCGAGCGCCAGTGGCGTGGAGAGCGTCATCATGGGAATGCCGCACAG aGGGAGGCTCAATGTTCTTGCAAACGTCATTCGCAAGGAACTGGACCAGATCTTCTGCCAGTTTGATCCCAAATTGGAGTCAGCAGATGAG GGCTCCGGTGACGTCAAATACCACCTGGGAATGTTCCACAGGAGGACAAACCGTATCAGCAACAAGATGGTCACCTTGTCTCTCGTGGCCAACCCGTCCCACCTGGAGGCGGTGGATCCTGTGGTCCAGGGCAAGACCAAAGCCGAGCAGTTCTACAGCGGAGACACGGAGGGCAAGAAG GTGATGTCCATCCTCATTCATGGCGACGCCGCATTTGCCGGTCAGGGGATCGTCTACGAGACCTTCCACTTGTCGGACCTGCCGTCTTACACCACGCATGGTACCGTGCACGTGGTGGTCAACAACCAG GTCGGTTTCACCACAGATCCCAGGATGGCTCGCTCGTCCGCGTATCCCACAGACGTGGCTCGCGTGGTCAACGCTCCCATCTTCCACGTTAACGCCGACGACCCCGAGGCGGTCATGTACGTGTGCAACGTGGCGGCCGAATGGAGGAACACCTTCCACAAAGACGTGGTGGTGGACCTG GTTTGCTACCGGCGGAACGGTCACAATGAGATGGACGAGCCCATGTTCACGCAACCGCTGATGTACAAGCAGATCAAGAAGCAGAAGAGCGTCCTGCACAAATTGGCGCAGAAGCTCATCGGAGAGGGGGTGGTCACCGTGCAGGAGTACGAG GAGGAAGTGGCTAAGTACGACAACATCTGCGAGCGAGCTTATGCTCGGTCAAAAGATGAGAAGATCCTGCACATCAAACACTGGCTGGACTCGCCCTGGCCTG ATTTTTTCACTGACGATGGCCGTCCCAAAACGATGAGCTGTCAGTCCACTGGCCTGACTGAGGACGAGCTTGGCCACATTGGACAGGTGGCCGCTTCAGTCCCTGTGGAAGACTTCACTATCCATCCAG GTCTGAGTCGCATCCTGAAGGGCCGAGCGGACATGGTGAAGCAGCGCGTGTGCGACTGGTCGCTGGGTGAATACATGGCCTTTGGCTCTCTGCTCAAACAAGGCGTCCACGTTCGTCTCAGTGGTCAGGACGTCGAGAGGGGAACCTTCAG CCATCGACATCACGTTCTTCACGACCAAAACATAGACAAAAAGGTTTGCATCCCCATGAACCACATCTCCAGCGACCAGGCCACATATACCGTCTGCAACAGCTCACTGTCAGAATATGGAGTCCTGG GTTTCGAATTAGGCTTCGCCATGGCCAACCCCAACGCGCTGATTCTGTGGGAAGCCCAGTTTGGAGACTTCCACAATACGGCTCAGTGCATCATCGACCAATTCATCAGCTCGGGTCAGGCCAAGTGGGTCAGACAGAATGGCATCGTGTTGCTGCTTccccacgggatggagggaaTG GGTCCCGAACACTCGTCAGCCCGCCCAGAAAGATTCCTTCAGATGTGCAAGGATGATCCGGATGTGTTTCCG AAACAGCACGACGACTTTGCCGTTCAGCAGCTGTACGACTGCAACTGGATGGTAGTCAACTGCTCCACTCCCGCCAACTATTTCCACGTTCTTCGCCGACAGATCCTATTGCCCTTCAGGAAGCCG CTGATCGTGTTCACTCCCAAGTCACTACTGCGCCACCCGGAGGCTCGGTCCAGTTTTGACCTCATGCTGCCAG GAACGCACTTCAGGCGTTTGATCCCAGATGAAGGTCCAGCGTCCACCCAGCCCACCAGCGTGAAGCGAATTGTGTTCTGCAGTGGAAAGATTTACTACGACCTGCATCGCGAGCGTAACAAGCGAGACCTGGACACCACCGTGGCGCTGGTCCGTGTGGAGCAG CTGTCGCCGTTTCCGTTTGACCTGGTGCGGACCGAGACTGAGCGCTACGCACAGGCGGATTTGGTCTGGTGTCAGGAAGAGCACAAGAATCAGGGCTACTACGACTACGTCATGCCCCGCCTCCAGACCACTGTTGGCCACGCCCGGCCCATTTG GTACGCCGGCCGCGATCCTGCAGCCGCCCCAGCGacgggaaacaaacaaacccacctGGCGGAATTGCAACGCCTCCTCAACACCACCTTTGACCTCAACGCTTTTTCAGTAAACCATAGGTGA
- the ogdhb gene encoding 2-oxoglutarate dehydrogenase complex component E1 isoform X2: MFRLPKTTFIGGNEDALPLREIIRRLEEAYCQHIGVEFMFINDVQQCQWIRKRFETPGILQFSAEEKRIMLTRMIQSTRFEEFLQRKWSSEKRFGLEGCESLIPALKTIIDKSSASGVESVIMGMPHRGRLNVLANVIRKELDQIFCQFDPKLESADEGSGDVKYHLGMFHRRTNRISNKMVTLSLVANPSHLEAVDPVVQGKTKAEQFYSGDTEGKKVMSILIHGDAAFAGQGIVYETFHLSDLPSYTTHGTVHVVVNNQVGFTTDPRMARSSAYPTDVARVVNAPIFHVNADDPEAVMYVCNVAAEWRNTFHKDVVVDLVCYRRNGHNEMDEPMFTQPLMYKQIKKQKSVLHKLAQKLIGEGVVTVQEYEEEVAKYDNICERAYARSKDEKILHIKHWLDSPWPDFFTDDGRPKTMSCQSTGLTEDELGHIGQVAASVPVEDFTIHPGLSRILKGRADMVKQRVCDWSLGEYMAFGSLLKQGVHVRLSGQDVERGTFSHRHHVLHDQNIDKKVCIPMNHISSDQATYTVCNSSLSEYGVLGFELGFAMANPNALILWEAQFGDFHNTAQCIIDQFISSGQAKWVRQNGIVLLLPHGMEGMGPEHSSARPERFLQMCKDDPDVFPKQHDDFAVQQLYDCNWMVVNCSTPANYFHVLRRQILLPFRKPLIVFTPKSLLRHPEARSSFDLMLPGTHFRRLIPDEGPASTQPTSVKRIVFCSGKIYYDLHRERNKRDLDTTVALVRVEQLSPFPFDLVRTETERYAQADLVWCQEEHKNQGYYDYVMPRLQTTVGHARPIWYAGRDPAAAPATGNKQTHLAELQRLLNTTFDLNAFSVNHR, from the exons ATGTTCCGCCTTCCCAAAACCACTTTCATCGGCGGCAACGAGGATGCGTTACCCCTCAGGGAGATCATTCGACGCCTCGAG GAGGCATACTGCCAGCACATTGGCGTGGAGTTCATGTTCATCAATGACGTGCAGCAGTGCCAGTGGATCCGAAAAAGGTTCGAGACTCCCGGAATCTTGCAGTTTAGCgcggaggagaagcggatcatgCTGACCCGGATGATCCAATCCACCAG GTTTGAAGAGTTCCTCCAGAGGAAGTGGTCGTCTGAGAAACGTTTCGGCTTGGAAGGATGCGAGTCGCTCATCCCGGCTCTCAAGACCATCATTGACAAGTCGAGCGCCAGTGGCGTGGAGAGCGTCATCATGGGAATGCCGCACAG aGGGAGGCTCAATGTTCTTGCAAACGTCATTCGCAAGGAACTGGACCAGATCTTCTGCCAGTTTGATCCCAAATTGGAGTCAGCAGATGAG GGCTCCGGTGACGTCAAATACCACCTGGGAATGTTCCACAGGAGGACAAACCGTATCAGCAACAAGATGGTCACCTTGTCTCTCGTGGCCAACCCGTCCCACCTGGAGGCGGTGGATCCTGTGGTCCAGGGCAAGACCAAAGCCGAGCAGTTCTACAGCGGAGACACGGAGGGCAAGAAG GTGATGTCCATCCTCATTCATGGCGACGCCGCATTTGCCGGTCAGGGGATCGTCTACGAGACCTTCCACTTGTCGGACCTGCCGTCTTACACCACGCATGGTACCGTGCACGTGGTGGTCAACAACCAG GTCGGTTTCACCACAGATCCCAGGATGGCTCGCTCGTCCGCGTATCCCACAGACGTGGCTCGCGTGGTCAACGCTCCCATCTTCCACGTTAACGCCGACGACCCCGAGGCGGTCATGTACGTGTGCAACGTGGCGGCCGAATGGAGGAACACCTTCCACAAAGACGTGGTGGTGGACCTG GTTTGCTACCGGCGGAACGGTCACAATGAGATGGACGAGCCCATGTTCACGCAACCGCTGATGTACAAGCAGATCAAGAAGCAGAAGAGCGTCCTGCACAAATTGGCGCAGAAGCTCATCGGAGAGGGGGTGGTCACCGTGCAGGAGTACGAG GAGGAAGTGGCTAAGTACGACAACATCTGCGAGCGAGCTTATGCTCGGTCAAAAGATGAGAAGATCCTGCACATCAAACACTGGCTGGACTCGCCCTGGCCTG ATTTTTTCACTGACGATGGCCGTCCCAAAACGATGAGCTGTCAGTCCACTGGCCTGACTGAGGACGAGCTTGGCCACATTGGACAGGTGGCCGCTTCAGTCCCTGTGGAAGACTTCACTATCCATCCAG GTCTGAGTCGCATCCTGAAGGGCCGAGCGGACATGGTGAAGCAGCGCGTGTGCGACTGGTCGCTGGGTGAATACATGGCCTTTGGCTCTCTGCTCAAACAAGGCGTCCACGTTCGTCTCAGTGGTCAGGACGTCGAGAGGGGAACCTTCAG CCATCGACATCACGTTCTTCACGACCAAAACATAGACAAAAAGGTTTGCATCCCCATGAACCACATCTCCAGCGACCAGGCCACATATACCGTCTGCAACAGCTCACTGTCAGAATATGGAGTCCTGG GTTTCGAATTAGGCTTCGCCATGGCCAACCCCAACGCGCTGATTCTGTGGGAAGCCCAGTTTGGAGACTTCCACAATACGGCTCAGTGCATCATCGACCAATTCATCAGCTCGGGTCAGGCCAAGTGGGTCAGACAGAATGGCATCGTGTTGCTGCTTccccacgggatggagggaaTG GGTCCCGAACACTCGTCAGCCCGCCCAGAAAGATTCCTTCAGATGTGCAAGGATGATCCGGATGTGTTTCCG AAACAGCACGACGACTTTGCCGTTCAGCAGCTGTACGACTGCAACTGGATGGTAGTCAACTGCTCCACTCCCGCCAACTATTTCCACGTTCTTCGCCGACAGATCCTATTGCCCTTCAGGAAGCCG CTGATCGTGTTCACTCCCAAGTCACTACTGCGCCACCCGGAGGCTCGGTCCAGTTTTGACCTCATGCTGCCAG GAACGCACTTCAGGCGTTTGATCCCAGATGAAGGTCCAGCGTCCACCCAGCCCACCAGCGTGAAGCGAATTGTGTTCTGCAGTGGAAAGATTTACTACGACCTGCATCGCGAGCGTAACAAGCGAGACCTGGACACCACCGTGGCGCTGGTCCGTGTGGAGCAG CTGTCGCCGTTTCCGTTTGACCTGGTGCGGACCGAGACTGAGCGCTACGCACAGGCGGATTTGGTCTGGTGTCAGGAAGAGCACAAGAATCAGGGCTACTACGACTACGTCATGCCCCGCCTCCAGACCACTGTTGGCCACGCCCGGCCCATTTG GTACGCCGGCCGCGATCCTGCAGCCGCCCCAGCGacgggaaacaaacaaacccacctGGCGGAATTGCAACGCCTCCTCAACACCACCTTTGACCTCAACGCTTTTTCAGTAAACCATAGGTGA
- the ogdhb gene encoding 2-oxoglutarate dehydrogenase complex component E1 isoform X1, with protein sequence MHRLMSSAMARLPPLTVAPWKCCFGPVQRGRRTKSAAAAETFVNGTNGTYMEEMYQAWLQEPASVHKSWDVFFRNAHAAHQSPPPLRGTLPLSTEPDVEKLVRDHLTVHTLIRTYQLRGHHIAKLDPLEISCVDLDDSPCSIGSQKVGFYGLDHSDLDKMFRLPKTTFIGGNEDALPLREIIRRLEEAYCQHIGVEFMFINDVQQCQWIRKRFETPGILQFSAEEKRIMLTRMIQSTRFEEFLQRKWSSEKRFGLEGCESLIPALKTIIDKSSASGVESVIMGMPHRGRLNVLANVIRKELDQIFCQFDPKLESADEGSGDVKYHLGMFHRRTNRISNKMVTLSLVANPSHLEAVDPVVQGKTKAEQFYSGDTEGKKVMSILIHGDAAFAGQGIVYETFHLSDLPSYTTHGTVHVVVNNQVGFTTDPRMARSSAYPTDVARVVNAPIFHVNADDPEAVMYVCNVAAEWRNTFHKDVVVDLVCYRRNGHNEMDEPMFTQPLMYKQIKKQKSVLHKLAQKLIGEGVVTVQEYEEEVAKYDNICERAYARSKDEKILHIKHWLDSPWPDFFTDDGRPKTMSCQSTGLTEDELGHIGQVAASVPVEDFTIHPGLSRILKGRADMVKQRVCDWSLGEYMAFGSLLKQGVHVRLSGQDVERGTFSHRHHVLHDQNIDKKVCIPMNHISSDQATYTVCNSSLSEYGVLGFELGFAMANPNALILWEAQFGDFHNTAQCIIDQFISSGQAKWVRQNGIVLLLPHGMEGMGPEHSSARPERFLQMCKDDPDVFPKQHDDFAVQQLYDCNWMVVNCSTPANYFHVLRRQILLPFRKPLIVFTPKSLLRHPEARSSFDLMLPGTHFRRLIPDEGPASTQPTSVKRIVFCSGKIYYDLHRERNKRDLDTTVALVRVEQLSPFPFDLVRTETERYAQADLVWCQEEHKNQGYYDYVMPRLQTTVGHARPIWYAGRDPAAAPATGNKQTHLAELQRLLNTTFDLNAFSVNHR encoded by the exons ATGCATCGTTTGATGAGTTCAGCGATGGCCAGGCTCCCGCCCTTGACGGTGGCCCCATGGAAGTGCTGTTTTGGGCCGGTCCAGAGAGGACGCAGGACAAAGTCGGCAGCTGCGGCAGAAACTTTTGTCAACGGCACCAATGGAACCTACATGGAGGAAATGTACCAGGCGTGGCTGCAGGAGCCCGCCAGCGTACACAAG TCGTGGGATGTTTTTTTCCGTAACGCGCATGCCGCCCACCAAAGCCCACCGCCTCTTCGAGGGACCCTTCCGCTGAGCACCGAGCCCGACGTGGAGAAGTTGGTGCGGGATCATCTGACGGTCCACACGCTCATACGCACCTACCAG CTGCGAGGCCATCACATTGCCAAGTTGGACCCTCTTGAAATCAGCTGCGTGGACCTGGATGATTCCCCCTGTAGCATTGGCTCCCAGAAAGTGG GTTTTTATGGTCTGGATCATTCAGACTTGGATAAGATGTTCCGCCTTCCCAAAACCACTTTCATCGGCGGCAACGAGGATGCGTTACCCCTCAGGGAGATCATTCGACGCCTCGAG GAGGCATACTGCCAGCACATTGGCGTGGAGTTCATGTTCATCAATGACGTGCAGCAGTGCCAGTGGATCCGAAAAAGGTTCGAGACTCCCGGAATCTTGCAGTTTAGCgcggaggagaagcggatcatgCTGACCCGGATGATCCAATCCACCAG GTTTGAAGAGTTCCTCCAGAGGAAGTGGTCGTCTGAGAAACGTTTCGGCTTGGAAGGATGCGAGTCGCTCATCCCGGCTCTCAAGACCATCATTGACAAGTCGAGCGCCAGTGGCGTGGAGAGCGTCATCATGGGAATGCCGCACAG aGGGAGGCTCAATGTTCTTGCAAACGTCATTCGCAAGGAACTGGACCAGATCTTCTGCCAGTTTGATCCCAAATTGGAGTCAGCAGATGAG GGCTCCGGTGACGTCAAATACCACCTGGGAATGTTCCACAGGAGGACAAACCGTATCAGCAACAAGATGGTCACCTTGTCTCTCGTGGCCAACCCGTCCCACCTGGAGGCGGTGGATCCTGTGGTCCAGGGCAAGACCAAAGCCGAGCAGTTCTACAGCGGAGACACGGAGGGCAAGAAG GTGATGTCCATCCTCATTCATGGCGACGCCGCATTTGCCGGTCAGGGGATCGTCTACGAGACCTTCCACTTGTCGGACCTGCCGTCTTACACCACGCATGGTACCGTGCACGTGGTGGTCAACAACCAG GTCGGTTTCACCACAGATCCCAGGATGGCTCGCTCGTCCGCGTATCCCACAGACGTGGCTCGCGTGGTCAACGCTCCCATCTTCCACGTTAACGCCGACGACCCCGAGGCGGTCATGTACGTGTGCAACGTGGCGGCCGAATGGAGGAACACCTTCCACAAAGACGTGGTGGTGGACCTG GTTTGCTACCGGCGGAACGGTCACAATGAGATGGACGAGCCCATGTTCACGCAACCGCTGATGTACAAGCAGATCAAGAAGCAGAAGAGCGTCCTGCACAAATTGGCGCAGAAGCTCATCGGAGAGGGGGTGGTCACCGTGCAGGAGTACGAG GAGGAAGTGGCTAAGTACGACAACATCTGCGAGCGAGCTTATGCTCGGTCAAAAGATGAGAAGATCCTGCACATCAAACACTGGCTGGACTCGCCCTGGCCTG ATTTTTTCACTGACGATGGCCGTCCCAAAACGATGAGCTGTCAGTCCACTGGCCTGACTGAGGACGAGCTTGGCCACATTGGACAGGTGGCCGCTTCAGTCCCTGTGGAAGACTTCACTATCCATCCAG GTCTGAGTCGCATCCTGAAGGGCCGAGCGGACATGGTGAAGCAGCGCGTGTGCGACTGGTCGCTGGGTGAATACATGGCCTTTGGCTCTCTGCTCAAACAAGGCGTCCACGTTCGTCTCAGTGGTCAGGACGTCGAGAGGGGAACCTTCAG CCATCGACATCACGTTCTTCACGACCAAAACATAGACAAAAAGGTTTGCATCCCCATGAACCACATCTCCAGCGACCAGGCCACATATACCGTCTGCAACAGCTCACTGTCAGAATATGGAGTCCTGG GTTTCGAATTAGGCTTCGCCATGGCCAACCCCAACGCGCTGATTCTGTGGGAAGCCCAGTTTGGAGACTTCCACAATACGGCTCAGTGCATCATCGACCAATTCATCAGCTCGGGTCAGGCCAAGTGGGTCAGACAGAATGGCATCGTGTTGCTGCTTccccacgggatggagggaaTG GGTCCCGAACACTCGTCAGCCCGCCCAGAAAGATTCCTTCAGATGTGCAAGGATGATCCGGATGTGTTTCCG AAACAGCACGACGACTTTGCCGTTCAGCAGCTGTACGACTGCAACTGGATGGTAGTCAACTGCTCCACTCCCGCCAACTATTTCCACGTTCTTCGCCGACAGATCCTATTGCCCTTCAGGAAGCCG CTGATCGTGTTCACTCCCAAGTCACTACTGCGCCACCCGGAGGCTCGGTCCAGTTTTGACCTCATGCTGCCAG GAACGCACTTCAGGCGTTTGATCCCAGATGAAGGTCCAGCGTCCACCCAGCCCACCAGCGTGAAGCGAATTGTGTTCTGCAGTGGAAAGATTTACTACGACCTGCATCGCGAGCGTAACAAGCGAGACCTGGACACCACCGTGGCGCTGGTCCGTGTGGAGCAG CTGTCGCCGTTTCCGTTTGACCTGGTGCGGACCGAGACTGAGCGCTACGCACAGGCGGATTTGGTCTGGTGTCAGGAAGAGCACAAGAATCAGGGCTACTACGACTACGTCATGCCCCGCCTCCAGACCACTGTTGGCCACGCCCGGCCCATTTG GTACGCCGGCCGCGATCCTGCAGCCGCCCCAGCGacgggaaacaaacaaacccacctGGCGGAATTGCAACGCCTCCTCAACACCACCTTTGACCTCAACGCTTTTTCAGTAAACCATAGGTGA